The following nucleotide sequence is from Halomonas chromatireducens.
CCATCAGGCGCATGTCGAAGGGCCGGCCGGCGACGGCGTCGTCGATGGCGCGGCGGTAGACCTGTGCGGTGCGGGCGACGTAGTAGTGGGACTTGGTGCGCCCTTCGATCTTCAACGAGGTGACACCCATCTGGGTGAGCTGCGGCACGTGCTGGACAGCGCGCAGGTCCTTGGAGTTCATGATGTAGGTGCCGTGCTCGTCCTCGAAGACCGGCATCAGCTCGCCCGGGCGGGTGCGATCCTCTATCAGCGCCGAGAGTTCGTCCTGCCCTTCCACGCCGCCGGCGGTGGCGGTACTTTCGGCCACTTCCGCACTGCCGCCGCCGGAGGCGATCAGCCCACCCTGGTCCGGGGTCCACACTCCGCTACCGGCGTGGGCACGGGCGGAGTTGGCCGGCACCAGGTCGCCTGTCTCATCGTGGGAAGCGGCCACGGTGTTGTATTTCCAGCGACAGGCGTTGGTGCAGGTGCCCTGGTTGGGGTCGCGGTGGTTGAAGTAGCCGGAGAGCAGGCAACGGCCAGAATAGGCGATGCACAGGGCGCCGTGGACGAAGGTCTCGATCTCCAGGTCGGGGCATTCGGCGCGGATCTCGCCGATCTCGGCCAGCGACAGTTCCCGGGAAAGGATGATGCGGCTGATGCCCTGCTTCTGCCAGAACCGGGCCGCGGCGTAGTTGACCACGTTGGACTGCACCGAGAGGTGGATCTCCTGGTCGGGCCAGCGCTCGCGCACCATCATGATCAGCCCCGGGTCGGACATGATCAGCGCATCGGGCCCGGCTTCGATGACCGGCTCCATGTCGCGAAGGTAGGTCTTGAGCTTGCTGTTGTGCGGCGCGATGTTGGAGGCGACGTAGAACTGCTTGCCCCGCTGGTGAGCGTAGGCGATGCCCTTGTGCAGGTTGTCGACCTTGAAGTCGTTGTTGCGCGCGCGCAGCGAGTAGCGCGGCTGGCCGGCGTAGACGGCATCGGCGCCGTAGGCGAAGGCGTAGCGCATGTTCTTGAACGTCCCCGCGGGGGACAGCAGTTCAGGGGCTTTCATAAGGTCACCGTTTTCAGGACGATGGCACCAGGCGCTAGCTCGGTTTCAGATAGCCCCCTGGATGCTTGGGAGAGGGGCGGGAATCTTAGCAACTGGCGCCGCCCCTGGCCAGATTTCGTACAGTTGCGTAAACTTGGCCCGCGCCGGACCGGACCCCGGCCAGCGGCTTTCAGCGAGAGCCGCCCGATAAATTCTCCGACAACGAGTTTCCCATGACCCAGTCCGCGACTTCCCCCGTGCCCGCTACCGTGGTGATCTACTCCGGTGGCATGGATTCCTTTACCGTACTGCACCGCGCCCTGCGCGAGGGGCTGGCGGTACATGCCCTCTCCTTCGACTATGGCCAGCGCCACGCCCGCGAACTTGAGGTGGCCGCCCATGTCTGCCGTGAACTCGACGTGCCCCATCAGGTGGTCGACATTCGCGCCATCCATGGCCTGATCGACAATTCGGCCCTGACCGATGCCAGCCGCGACATGCCCGATGGCGACTACGCCAGCGACAACCTGAGTGCCACGGTGGTGCCCAACCGCAACATGATCCTGCTGTCGATGGCCATCGCCAAGGCGGTGAACATCGGCGCCGGGCGCGTGGACTACGGCGCCCATGGCGGTGACCATGTGCTCTACCCCGACTGCCGGCCCGAGTTCGTCGAGCGCATGAATGCGGTGGCAGGCATCGCCAACTTCGAACCGGTGCGAATCCATGCGCCCTACCTGGGTTCGACCAAGGCGGACATCCTCGCCGATGGTCTGGCCATGGGGCTCGACTACAGCGACACCTGGACCTGCTACCTGGGCGAGGAACTCGCCTGCGGCCGATGTGGCAGCTGCCGCGAGCGGCTTGCAGCCTTTACCGCCAATGGCGCCACGGACCCGCTTGGCTATCTACAACGGCCCGATACCGCCGCCACTGCTCAGCGGCCCGAAGCCGGCTATCTACAGCGGCCCGATGCTACCGCCACTTCTACACGGTCCGATACGGATGCGCCGGAATCCAGGGAGGCGCCTGATGTATAGCGTCAAGGAGGCCTTCTATACGCTGCAGGGCGAAGGCGGCCAGGCCGGCCGTGCCAGCGTGTTCTGCCGTTTCACCGGCTGCAATTTGTGGTCGGGCCGCGAGCGAGATCGCGCCACCGCGGCCTGCACCTTCTGCGATACCGATTTCCTCGGCACCGACGGCCAGAACGGCGGTCGCTTCCGTGATGCCGACGCCCTGGCCGACCACCTGACCGCGCTTTGGCCCGACCAGTATGGTGTCGTGACACCGTATGTCGTTTTCACCGGCGGCGAGCCTCTGCTGCAGCTCGACGAGGCGCTGATCGCCGCCATGCACCGTCGGGGCTTCGAGGTGGCGGTGGAAACCAATGGCACCATCGCACCGCCCCCGGGCATCGACTGGCTCTGCGTCAGCCCCAAAGGAGCGACGGAGCTGGCAGTGACCGGCGGCGACGAGATCAAGCTGGTCTACCCCCAGCAGGAAGCGCCACCGGCGCGGTTTCAAAGGCTCGACTTTCATTATTTCTTTCTGCAGCCAATGGACAGTGCGCCCTTGGGCAAGCATGAGAGCCATATGGATGCGACCGTGGCGTACTGCCTGGCCCATCCGCAATGGCGCCTGTCGCTGCAGACTCACAAGATCGCGGGGTTCGATTGATGACGCTTTTCGTCAACCGCCTGAGCCATCTCGATGTCTCTCTGTGGTCTCCCCAGCATGGCTTGATCGGCGCCAGCTGGCATGTGGATGCCGAGCTCGACGGTGAGCTTGGCGAGGACGGCATGCTGTTCGACTTCGGCGAGGTCAAGCCGTGGATCAAGTCGCGCCTGGATGGTGGCGTCGACCATACGCTGCTGATCCCGACGAAGGCGCCCGGCCTGGAAATCTTCGAGTGCAGCGAAGGGCTCTGCGTGCGGGCCACCCAGCCCTACCCCATGGAAGTTCGCGCCCCGCGGCAGGCCTTCACCCTGCTGCCGTGGCCGGCCATCACCACCGAGCGCCTGGCCGAGCTGTTGGCAGGGGAAGTGATGAAGCGCCCCCCGCCGCGGGTGACCGACATTCGCCTGCGCCTTCGCGATGAGGTGATCGACGGCGCCGCCTACACCTATAGCCATGGGCTCAAGCGGCACCTGGGCAACTGCCAGCGCATCGCCCACGGGCACCGCTCACGCCTGCATATCTGGCAGCGCGGCGTGCGGATGCCGGGGCTGGAAGCGGAATGGGCCGAGCGACTGGGAGATCGTTACCTGGTCGACGCGGCGGACATCGCCACCGGCCCCGATTCCGTGGTGCGCGGCATGATGACCAGCCGCTACCGCGCCGAGCAGGGCCGATTCATGATCCGGCTGCCCGCGGAGCGCTGCCTCACCCTACCCACCCCCACCACGGTGGAACATATCGCCGGCTGGCTGGCGCGGCGGATCACCGAGGAAACCGGCCGCGCCACCCGGGTCCAGGCCTTCGAGGGGGTCGACAAGGGGGCGATCGCGGAGGCGCAGCCTTGAGCTTGCAGACAGCCTTGAGCGCCTGCCGCCCCGGATGCGGCGCCTGCTGCATTGCGCCGTCGATCAGCTCGGCGATCCCCGGCATGCCCGACGGCAAACCGGCCGGGGTACGCTGCGTGCAGCTCGACGAGAACAACCTGTGCCGGCTGTTCGGCGACCCGCGGCGCCCGGCCGTGTGCGAACGCTTCGGCTACGACCACTCCCTCTGCGGCGACGATCGCGAACAGGCGCTGGAGCGGATCACCGCCCTGGAGCAGGCGACCTGACGTTGCGGCCTCCGCCGAGGCGCCTACGGCGCCAGTCGCGATGCGGAGTCGGAGCGCCGAACCGAGCGCTCCAACAAGGTCGGCGACTACCTCACTGTAGGAGGAAGCTTTAGCTCACGACTGGAGGCCGCAGGCCTCCCGGGGGTGTCGGAGATGTTGCGGTTATTGCCGTGGCGGTGGCCTCCGCCGGGGCGCCTGACGGCGCCAGTCGCGATGCGGAGCAGCGCTCCAACAGCGGATTTTTCCTACCGTGGCAAGCGATTACCACCCTGTAGACATTATGGATTGACCTGCCCCGCCGCAACGTCGTGGGTTACGTTGAGGTAGGGACCAGAACACAGAGCCACTATTGAGGGAGGCAGGTCATGAATCAGTCTAACGCAACTCAGCAATCCGTTGTTAAGGGGGCTGTGGCACAACGCCTCAGNGAATGGCAGGGCGGAGAAGGCAGCGCCAACCGCTGCATCGCCGTTGACCACCGCCACCTGTTCCGCCGAAAACAGCGCGCCGAGTAACTCCTCGAGCAGCGCGTTGATCGTCGGGGTGAATTCCGACAGTTTCAACATCACCCGGTTGCCGGCCGCGAGCGGGTCGAGATCATTCGTGACCTACGTCTCGGCAAGTTCGATGTGCTGGTCGGCATCAACCTCTTGCGGGAGGGGCTCGACATCCCCGAAGTCTCGCTGGTGGCGATACTCGATGCCGACAAGGAGGGTTTCCTGCGCAACGAGCGCTCGCTGATCCAGACGATCGGGCGGGCGGCGCGTAACGCCCATGGCAAGGCGATTCTCTATGGCGATCGGGTGACCGATTCGATGCGTCGTGCCATGGAGGAAACCGAGCGGCGCAGGACCAAGCAGATGGAGCACAACGCGGCCCACGGCATTACCCCCACCACGATATCGCGCTCGGTGGCCGACATCATGGAAACCGCCCGGACGCCGGGCAAGAAGAGCGGCCGCAAGCGCGGCGAACGCCAGGTGGCCGAGGGTGCCGCGATCTACGATCTCAATGCGCTGTCGCCGGGTGAGCTGATCAAGGAGGTCTCCCGCACGGAAGACGCCATGTTCGAGGCAGCCCAGAACCTGGAGTTCGAGGAGGCGGCACGGCTGCGCGACCGGCTGCATGAGCTCAAGGAGCGTCAGCTGGTGCTGGGTTAACGTTGTTCACTCAAGGCTGTTTCGGCGACAGGTCTACGAGGGGGCGCTGTAAACCCTTCCCTGGGCGCTACTTTTGCCATCCATGGCAAAAGACCCCCTCTGCGACCTGTCCCCGACGCCTCTCGCTGTGTGGGTAATCCGCACTATCAACTTGAGCTGATTGTGGGAGTCAGGTGTCATGCCAGAAGGCCCCGAGATTCGCCGTGCCGCGGATCGCCTCCACGAGCTGCTCGCCGGCAGGCAGCTGGAGTCGGTCTGGTTCGCTTTTCCCGATCTGGCCAGCGAGGCCGATTCACTGGTAGGGCGCCGGGTCACGGCCGTGGACAGCTGGGGCAAGGCGCTGCTCACGCGTTTCGATGATGGCCGCGTGCTCTACTCTCATAATCAACTCTATGGCGTCTGGAAGCTCCATGACGCCGAGCGCGAGCCGGATACCGAACGTTCCCTGCGCGTGCGGCTGACGACGCAAGGGCGCTCGGCGAGTCTCTACAGCGCATCCGATGTCTCGCTGTGGTCGGCCGACAGGCTCGATGAGCACCCTTTCCTGGCCCGGCTGGGCCCTGACCTGCTGACCCATGGCGTGACGCTGGCAAAGGCCTTAGTGCGCCTGGGCGAGCCGCGTTTCGCTCGGCGCTCATTGGGTGGGCTGCTGCTTGATCAAGCGCTATTTGCCGGCATTGGCAACTATCTGCGCTCCGAAATCTTGTTCTTTGCCGGGCTTCCGCCCAAGGCCAGGGTCTGTGATCTGACAGAGGAGAAGCAGGTGCAGCTGGCGCGAACCATCATCGAGGTGACGCGACAGGCCTACGAGCAGGCCGGAGTAACCAACCGCCACGATTGGGCAAGCACCGCCAGGCGTCGGGGAGAGAGCCCGCGGCTATGTCGCTTTGCCGTCTTCGAACGCGAAGGATTAGCGTGTCACGCCTGTGGCACGGTGATTGAGCGGCATATGGTCGCCTCGCGACGCCTGTACTGCTGTTCAGGCTGCCAACCAGTGGCGTTCTAGCCATGGTTATTTATACCGTTATCTTGATTTAATCCACTGTACATTGCCCCTCTTGCTGAGGGACGGGAGAGCAGGCCCATCACTTCTTGCGCTTGAACAGCGAGCGTCCCATCTGCTTTGCGGAGAGTTTGGCGCTGTGAATGCCGGATGAGTCGCCTTTCACGATAGAGGCGAGGTAACTCTTGGCCTGTTCGAATTCGATATGTGGCGGCAGCGGGGCGATATCGGGGTCGGTGTAGGCATTGATCACCACCGGGCGATCAGCCGCCAGCGCCTCGTCCCAGACGCGGTCAACGTCGTCCTCATGCTCCATGCGAAGCCCCTTGAAACCAAGCAATTCAGCGTACTCGTCGTAGCGAAACTCGGGCAGTTCCTGGGATACGTCGAATTTGGGATCGCCTTCCATGACGCGCTGCTCCCAGGTCACCTGGCTGAGATCGTGGTTGTTCAGCACCAATACAATACAGCGAGGGTCCTGCCACTCGTGCCAATACTTGGCCAGGGTGATCAGGGCGTTGTTGCCCAGCATCTGCATGGCGCCGTCACCGACCATGGTGATGGCGGGACGCTTGGGATGGCAGAACTTGGCGGCAATGAGATAGGGTACGCCGTTACCCATGGAAGCCAGCCCGCCCGATACGGAGCCAAGCATACCGGCGCGTATTTTCAAATGACGTGCATACCAGTTGGTTGCCGAACCCACGTCGCAAGCCAGCATCACATCGTTCGGCAGTCGTGGTGATAGGCTCTGGAAAACATGCTGTGGGTTTATCGGCGAGGCGCTGGTGGCGCTTCGTGCCTCAGTCACCTCCCACCAGTCATCGACCCAGCTCTGTACCTGCTTGCGCCATTTCCGGTTGCGCTTGGACTTGAGTCGCTTGGCCAACGCCGTGAGCGTAGGGGCCGCATCGCCGTGCAGGTTGACTTCCGTTGGATAGCGTACGCCCAGCGCTTCGGGAACGACGTCAATCTGGATCGCACGCGCCTGGCCCGGTTCGGGCAGAAACTCGACGTAGGGAAAGCGTGTGCCGACGAGGAGAAGGGTGTCGCACTCCTTCATCAGTTTGTCGCTGGCCTCGGTGCCCAGCAGCCCGATAGAACCAGTTACGCGAGGCAGGTCATCGGCAATCATGGTCTTTGCAAGAATCGCCTTGGCGATGCCTGCACCGGTAAGTTCGGCGACCTTGAGCAGTTCATCGACGGCATGCTTTACCCCTGCACCAGCCAGGATGGCAACTCGCTTGCCCTGGTTGATTATCTCGGCCGCCGCATCGAGGTCGGCCGATTCCGGCACCACTCGGGGGAAGCGGTAACCCACGCCGGAGAAAACCGCGCCATGCTCCATGGGAGGATCTTCCATGGGCAGATCCTGTATGTCATTGGGCAGGATCACGCAGGTCACGGTACGGCGTGCAATCGCGATGCGCATGGCCTGGTCGATGACATGGCGTGCCTGGGAGGGGGTAGTAACCATCTGCACGTAATCACTGGCCACATCCTTGAACAGTGCCATGAGATCCAGTTCCTGCTGGTAATCGGTCCCCAGGCTCATTCTTGCCTGCTGCCCGATGATGGCCACGGTCGGCATGTGGTCCTTGCGCGCATCGTAGAGGCCGTTGAGCAGGTGAACTGCGCCGGGCCCCGATGTGGCAACGCAGACACCGACCTGATCGCTGAACTTGGCGTGGGCGCACGCCATGAAGGCGGCAACCTCTTCATGGCGAGGTTGGATCAGGCGAGGGGTGCCGTTGGCTCGGCGCAGTGCGGCCATGACGCCATTTATGCCATCCCCGGAATAGCCATATAAGCGTTCAATGCCCCATTCATGCAGGCGTGACACGATAAAATCACTGACAGTGACAGACATGATCCTCTCCTTAGATCCGATAGAACCCCCCTGGCTACTACGCAAGCCTAGAAGCGAGAGGCATGGCAGGCAAATAGGACGAAGTAATATACCGTTATCGTGGTGAGCGTTGACAATGTTAGACCTTGGCGTCACATCACTGTCAGTTAGGTCGCCATGAGGTATAATCCGACACCGCTTGAGACTGTCGTGGCCTGTGTCTTTTTTTCGCCATGGCAGGCATCCCGATAATGCCCAGGAGCCCCTTGCTCATGACCGTGATCCGCCAGGATGACCTGATCCAAAGCGTCGCCGATGCCCTGCAATACATTTCCTATTACCATCCCAAGGATTTCATCGACGCCATGGCGGCGGCCTATGAACGGGAAGAGAATCCCGCAGCCAAGGATGCCATCGCCCAGATACTGATCAATTCACGGATGTGCGCCATGGGTCACCGCCCGATCTGCCAGGACACCGGCATCGTGACGGTCTTCGTTCACGTTGGCATGAACGTGCGCTGGGATGCCGACATGAGCCTG
It contains:
- the yegQ gene encoding tRNA 5-hydroxyuridine modification protein YegQ; its protein translation is MKAPELLSPAGTFKNMRYAFAYGADAVYAGQPRYSLRARNNDFKVDNLHKGIAYAHQRGKQFYVASNIAPHNSKLKTYLRDMEPVIEAGPDALIMSDPGLIMMVRERWPDQEIHLSVQSNVVNYAAARFWQKQGISRIILSRELSLAEIGEIRAECPDLEIETFVHGALCIAYSGRCLLSGYFNHRDPNQGTCTNACRWKYNTVAASHDETGDLVPANSARAHAGSGVWTPDQGGLIASGGGSAEVAESTATAGGVEGQDELSALIEDRTRPGELMPVFEDEHGTYIMNSKDLRAVQHVPQLTQMGVTSLKIEGRTKSHYYVARTAQVYRRAIDDAVAGRPFDMRLMDELDNLANRGYTEGFYRRHVHDEYQNYQQGNSVGVHQQFVGEVIGYDPGRGVIEIDVKNRFEVGDGMELMLPGGNRRFTLEHIENKNGESVGAAPGSGHIVRIPIPGEPIEPERIEYALLMRDLG
- the queC gene encoding 7-cyano-7-deazaguanine synthase QueC encodes the protein MTQSATSPVPATVVIYSGGMDSFTVLHRALREGLAVHALSFDYGQRHARELEVAAHVCRELDVPHQVVDIRAIHGLIDNSALTDASRDMPDGDYASDNLSATVVPNRNMILLSMAIAKAVNIGAGRVDYGAHGGDHVLYPDCRPEFVERMNAVAGIANFEPVRIHAPYLGSTKADILADGLAMGLDYSDTWTCYLGEELACGRCGSCRERLAAFTANGATDPLGYLQRPDTAATAQRPEAGYLQRPDATATSTRSDTDAPESREAPDV
- the queE gene encoding 7-carboxy-7-deazaguanine synthase; this translates as MYSVKEAFYTLQGEGGQAGRASVFCRFTGCNLWSGRERDRATAACTFCDTDFLGTDGQNGGRFRDADALADHLTALWPDQYGVVTPYVVFTGGEPLLQLDEALIAAMHRRGFEVAVETNGTIAPPPGIDWLCVSPKGATELAVTGGDEIKLVYPQQEAPPARFQRLDFHYFFLQPMDSAPLGKHESHMDATVAYCLAHPQWRLSLQTHKIAGFD
- a CDS encoding 6-pyruvoyl trahydropterin synthase family protein, coding for MTLFVNRLSHLDVSLWSPQHGLIGASWHVDAELDGELGEDGMLFDFGEVKPWIKSRLDGGVDHTLLIPTKAPGLEIFECSEGLCVRATQPYPMEVRAPRQAFTLLPWPAITTERLAELLAGEVMKRPPPRVTDIRLRLRDEVIDGAAYTYSHGLKRHLGNCQRIAHGHRSRLHIWQRGVRMPGLEAEWAERLGDRYLVDAADIATGPDSVVRGMMTSRYRAEQGRFMIRLPAERCLTLPTPTTVEHIAGWLARRITEETGRATRVQAFEGVDKGAIAEAQP
- a CDS encoding YkgJ family cysteine cluster protein, which translates into the protein MSLQTALSACRPGCGACCIAPSISSAIPGMPDGKPAGVRCVQLDENNLCRLFGDPRRPAVCERFGYDHSLCGDDREQALERITALEQAT
- the nei gene encoding endonuclease VIII — protein: MPEGPEIRRAADRLHELLAGRQLESVWFAFPDLASEADSLVGRRVTAVDSWGKALLTRFDDGRVLYSHNQLYGVWKLHDAEREPDTERSLRVRLTTQGRSASLYSASDVSLWSADRLDEHPFLARLGPDLLTHGVTLAKALVRLGEPRFARRSLGGLLLDQALFAGIGNYLRSEILFFAGLPPKARVCDLTEEKQVQLARTIIEVTRQAYEQAGVTNRHDWASTARRRGESPRLCRFAVFEREGLACHACGTVIERHMVASRRLYCCSGCQPVAF
- a CDS encoding thiamine pyrophosphate-requiring protein, with amino-acid sequence MSVTVSDFIVSRLHEWGIERLYGYSGDGINGVMAALRRANGTPRLIQPRHEEVAAFMACAHAKFSDQVGVCVATSGPGAVHLLNGLYDARKDHMPTVAIIGQQARMSLGTDYQQELDLMALFKDVASDYVQMVTTPSQARHVIDQAMRIAIARRTVTCVILPNDIQDLPMEDPPMEHGAVFSGVGYRFPRVVPESADLDAAAEIINQGKRVAILAGAGVKHAVDELLKVAELTGAGIAKAILAKTMIADDLPRVTGSIGLLGTEASDKLMKECDTLLLVGTRFPYVEFLPEPGQARAIQIDVVPEALGVRYPTEVNLHGDAAPTLTALAKRLKSKRNRKWRKQVQSWVDDWWEVTEARSATSASPINPQHVFQSLSPRLPNDVMLACDVGSATNWYARHLKIRAGMLGSVSGGLASMGNGVPYLIAAKFCHPKRPAITMVGDGAMQMLGNNALITLAKYWHEWQDPRCIVLVLNNHDLSQVTWEQRVMEGDPKFDVSQELPEFRYDEYAELLGFKGLRMEHEDDVDRVWDEALAADRPVVINAYTDPDIAPLPPHIEFEQAKSYLASIVKGDSSGIHSAKLSAKQMGRSLFKRKK